One window of Gemmatimonas aurantiaca genomic DNA carries:
- a CDS encoding HNH endonuclease signature motif containing protein, protein MCLKQALRKAALRDCGHRCVYCATPLSMDTATLDHVMPRAHGGAHDPGNLVAACGPCNRLKGDQLPFEFFARHPWAGENFVRHARAVHRALKRGARRAVSLAFARDAGSMAA, encoded by the coding sequence TTGTGTCTGAAGCAGGCGCTGCGCAAAGCGGCGCTGCGGGATTGTGGACATCGGTGCGTCTACTGCGCCACTCCGCTCTCGATGGACACGGCCACGCTCGACCATGTCATGCCCCGCGCCCACGGCGGTGCTCACGATCCGGGCAACCTCGTGGCGGCCTGTGGCCCCTGCAACCGGCTCAAGGGCGATCAGTTGCCGTTCGAGTTCTTTGCGCGGCATCCCTGGGCGGGAGAGAACTTCGTGCGTCACGCCCGGGCCGTGCACCGTGCGCTCAAACGCGGGGCCCGTCGCGCCGTCAGCCTGGCCTTTGCCAGGGACGCCGGGTCGATGGCGGCATGA
- a CDS encoding HIT family protein, giving the protein MHAPTAPLKPSTGHCIFCDLIHGAAEVSICYEDATAMAFLDIQPVNPGHVLVVPREHYEVLQDMPKTLATHLFEVALTLIPAIQTASGAPDINVVVNSGAAAGQDVMHYHIHLIPRREGDGFDISLPFGASLMPNRQQLDGMAARIGSMLRDPLARGGQKKS; this is encoded by the coding sequence ATGCACGCGCCCACCGCCCCACTCAAGCCGTCCACCGGTCATTGCATCTTCTGCGATCTCATCCACGGCGCGGCCGAGGTGTCGATCTGCTACGAGGATGCGACGGCGATGGCCTTCCTCGATATCCAGCCGGTCAACCCGGGGCATGTGCTGGTCGTCCCGCGGGAGCACTACGAAGTGCTGCAGGACATGCCCAAAACGCTGGCCACCCATCTGTTCGAGGTCGCGCTCACGCTCATTCCGGCCATCCAGACGGCCTCCGGGGCGCCGGACATCAATGTGGTGGTGAATTCCGGCGCCGCGGCGGGGCAGGACGTCATGCACTATCACATCCATCTCATCCCGCGCCGGGAAGGGGACGGGTTCGACATCTCGCTGCCGTTCGGTGCCTCGCTCATGCCCAACCGGCAGCAGCTCGACGGCATGGCCGCACGGATCGGGAGCATGTTGCGGGATCCGCTGGCGCGCGGAGGACAGAAAAAGTCGTGA
- a CDS encoding dehydrogenase E1 component subunit alpha/beta yields the protein MATSTRPSRARQAATSEPTPSAPALSREQLLDAFRVMYTSRRLDDKEIQLKRQNRIFFQISGAGHEAIMTAAGLATKPAYDWFYLYYRDRALCLQLGMTPAEMLYSAVGAAVDPNSGGRQMPSHWGHKDLNIVSVSSPTGTQFLQAVGSAEATLRAAKTDLADDSFHGDEVTIVTTGDGTTSEGEFWESLNTASNLKLPVVYIVEDNGYAISVPVEVNTAGGSISKLVASFPGLYIQEVDGCDLLASYEVMQRAVQYARERKGPALVHAKVIRPYSHSLSDDEVFYRPPEEREADAARDPITTFPAWLIAEGHATEAEIQAIRDAADAEILAATDDALAQPQPAPDTVTYAVYSPDVDPTSERFDTEDDPQFSGEPTTMVDLLNACMRDEMARDERILVFGEDVADVSREEYLGKVKGKGGVFKVTHGLQSKFGGARVYNSPLAEANIIGRAIGLAHRGFKPVVEIQFFDYIWPAFMQLRGELATMRWRSNNAFTAPVVVRTTYGGYIRGAIYHSQTGASLFTHNPGLRVVCPSNALDANGLLRTAIRGDDPVIFLEHKHLYRQTYNKGQYPGPNFMIPFGKASILREGSDITLVTYGATVQRALVAAKQIADEGGPSVEVIDLRTLSPWDEETVFNSVKKTGRVIVATEDSLSFGYGAEIAAKIADECFAWLDAPVRRIASADAWVGYAPQLEDATLPQVETFRQAYVELAAY from the coding sequence ATGGCCACTTCGACCCGTCCGAGCCGCGCCCGCCAGGCGGCGACTTCAGAGCCGACGCCGAGCGCGCCCGCCCTCTCGCGCGAGCAGCTGCTCGATGCGTTCCGCGTGATGTACACCTCACGCCGACTCGACGACAAGGAAATCCAGCTCAAGCGCCAGAACCGCATCTTCTTCCAGATCTCCGGCGCCGGACACGAAGCGATCATGACCGCCGCGGGCCTGGCCACCAAGCCGGCCTACGACTGGTTCTATCTCTACTACCGCGACCGCGCACTCTGCCTGCAGCTGGGCATGACGCCGGCCGAGATGCTCTACAGTGCCGTCGGCGCGGCCGTCGATCCGAATTCGGGCGGCCGTCAGATGCCCAGCCACTGGGGGCACAAAGACCTGAACATCGTCTCGGTCTCCTCGCCCACCGGCACGCAGTTCCTGCAGGCCGTCGGCAGCGCCGAAGCCACGTTGCGCGCCGCGAAGACCGACCTGGCCGACGACAGCTTCCATGGCGACGAAGTCACCATCGTCACCACCGGTGACGGCACGACCTCCGAAGGCGAGTTCTGGGAGTCGCTCAACACGGCCTCCAACCTCAAGCTGCCGGTCGTCTACATCGTCGAGGACAACGGCTACGCGATCTCGGTGCCGGTCGAAGTGAACACCGCCGGCGGCTCGATCTCCAAGCTCGTCGCGTCGTTCCCGGGCCTCTACATCCAGGAAGTCGACGGCTGCGATCTGCTGGCGTCGTACGAGGTCATGCAGCGCGCGGTGCAGTACGCCCGCGAGCGCAAGGGACCGGCGCTCGTGCACGCCAAGGTCATCCGCCCGTACTCGCACTCGCTGTCGGACGACGAAGTGTTCTATCGTCCGCCCGAGGAGCGGGAAGCCGATGCGGCGCGCGATCCGATCACGACGTTCCCTGCCTGGCTCATCGCCGAGGGGCATGCCACCGAAGCCGAGATCCAGGCCATCCGCGATGCGGCCGACGCAGAGATCCTCGCCGCCACCGACGACGCGCTCGCGCAGCCGCAGCCGGCGCCGGACACGGTGACCTATGCCGTGTACTCGCCCGATGTGGACCCCACGTCGGAACGCTTCGACACGGAAGACGATCCGCAGTTCAGCGGCGAGCCCACCACCATGGTGGATCTGCTCAACGCCTGCATGCGCGACGAGATGGCCCGCGACGAACGCATCCTCGTGTTCGGTGAAGACGTGGCCGACGTCTCGCGCGAAGAGTACCTCGGCAAGGTCAAGGGCAAGGGCGGGGTGTTCAAGGTGACCCACGGCCTGCAGAGCAAGTTCGGCGGTGCGCGCGTGTACAACTCGCCGCTCGCCGAAGCCAACATCATCGGACGCGCCATCGGACTCGCGCACCGCGGCTTCAAGCCGGTGGTCGAAATCCAGTTCTTCGACTACATCTGGCCGGCCTTCATGCAGTTGCGTGGTGAACTCGCCACCATGCGCTGGCGTTCGAACAACGCGTTCACCGCACCGGTGGTGGTGCGCACCACGTACGGCGGCTACATCCGCGGCGCCATCTATCACTCGCAGACGGGCGCGTCGCTGTTCACGCACAACCCCGGCCTGCGTGTGGTGTGCCCGAGCAATGCGCTCGACGCCAACGGTCTCTTGCGCACCGCCATCCGCGGCGACGACCCGGTCATCTTCCTCGAGCACAAGCACCTGTACCGGCAGACGTACAACAAGGGGCAGTATCCCGGCCCCAACTTCATGATCCCGTTCGGCAAGGCGTCCATCCTGCGTGAAGGTTCCGACATCACGCTCGTGACGTACGGCGCCACCGTGCAGCGTGCGCTGGTGGCGGCCAAGCAGATCGCCGACGAAGGGGGCCCGAGCGTGGAGGTCATCGACCTGCGCACGCTCTCGCCGTGGGATGAAGAGACCGTGTTCAACAGCGTGAAGAAGACGGGCCGGGTCATCGTGGCCACCGAAGACTCGCTGTCGTTCGGGTACGGCGCGGAGATCGCCGCGAAGATCGCCGACGAATGTTTCGCCTGGCTCGACGCCCCCGTGCGCCGCATTGCCAGTGCGGACGCGTGGGTGGGCTACGCCCCGCAGCTCGAAGACGCCACGCTGCCGCAGGTGGAGACGTTCCGTCAGGCGTACGTGGAACTCGCGGCGTATTGA
- a CDS encoding DUF4412 domain-containing protein, whose product MTMTFRATTGLVVGSLLLTAAKPLPRSAVPPTPTPVASGVTFTYRMTSSSSDKRTRESRNMLTTVRMQDGNIRMDYVEGVTPLGEKNGYVLVQGDAGKFVIVNPKDKKAMVMSAEGFGSGFGALMNNPMLKMTMSNTSFRFKDMGAGETILGYKTRKVRTWYTSTMELKAMMMPDQKITTADSSDQWIAQGMDLGAKDMERWARSFASGVKATNPELEAEMKKYANEYAKSGIALRTITWSKQTDKKGKVTADTITSEVTDIKAGSIDAAMFEVPKGYEVVDMSKMMADMAASMDSAKAAEGKDGKKAEEKGSASDALKQGLGGLLRKKKN is encoded by the coding sequence ATGACCATGACGTTCCGCGCCACTACCGGGCTGGTGGTGGGTTCGCTGTTGCTGACCGCCGCCAAACCGCTGCCCAGGTCCGCCGTGCCGCCCACGCCCACGCCCGTGGCGTCGGGCGTGACGTTCACCTACCGCATGACCTCCTCCAGCAGCGACAAGCGTACGCGCGAATCGCGCAACATGCTCACCACCGTGCGCATGCAGGATGGCAACATCCGCATGGACTATGTGGAGGGTGTCACGCCGCTCGGGGAGAAGAACGGCTACGTACTCGTGCAGGGCGATGCCGGCAAATTCGTCATCGTGAACCCGAAGGACAAAAAGGCCATGGTCATGAGCGCTGAGGGTTTCGGCAGCGGCTTCGGCGCGCTGATGAACAACCCGATGCTCAAGATGACCATGAGCAACACGTCCTTCCGCTTCAAGGACATGGGCGCGGGCGAAACCATTCTGGGTTACAAGACCCGCAAGGTGCGCACGTGGTACACGAGCACGATGGAGCTCAAGGCCATGATGATGCCCGATCAGAAGATCACCACAGCCGACTCCAGCGATCAGTGGATTGCCCAGGGCATGGATCTGGGCGCCAAGGACATGGAGCGGTGGGCACGGTCGTTCGCGTCGGGTGTGAAAGCCACGAATCCCGAACTCGAAGCGGAGATGAAGAAGTACGCGAACGAGTACGCGAAGTCGGGGATCGCGCTCCGCACCATCACCTGGTCCAAGCAGACCGACAAGAAGGGCAAGGTCACCGCGGACACCATCACTTCCGAAGTGACCGACATCAAGGCCGGCTCCATCGATGCCGCGATGTTCGAAGTCCCCAAGGGATACGAGGTCGTGGACATGAGCAAGATGATGGCGGACATGGCGGCGTCGATGGACAGCGCGAAGGCCGCCGAGGGCAAGGACGGCAAGAAGGCCGAGGAGAAGGGCTCGGCCTCGGACGCGCTCAAGCAGGGGCTCGGCGGTCTGCTCAGAAAGAAGAAGAACTGA
- a CDS encoding type II toxin-antitoxin system VapC family toxin — protein sequence MNLLLDTHVLIWWDSGMPLSNEAQRAIHEADMVFVSAATAWEVEIKRALGRAVGSRRVDEAVVASGFRELPVLFRHTQRLQGLPPVHRDPFDRLLIAQAQDEGLTIVTRDAQFRDYEVPTIAA from the coding sequence ATGAATCTGCTGCTCGACACCCACGTGCTCATCTGGTGGGATTCGGGTATGCCCCTCTCAAACGAGGCGCAGCGAGCCATTCACGAGGCGGACATGGTATTCGTTTCCGCTGCCACAGCGTGGGAAGTCGAGATCAAACGGGCGCTCGGTCGTGCGGTGGGTTCACGTCGGGTTGACGAAGCGGTGGTTGCGTCGGGCTTTCGGGAGTTGCCCGTGCTCTTCCGACACACGCAGCGACTGCAGGGTCTGCCTCCCGTTCACCGTGACCCTTTCGATCGTCTCCTGATTGCGCAGGCGCAGGACGAGGGGTTGACCATCGTCACGCGTGACGCGCAGTTCCGTGACTACGAAGTCCCGACTATCGCGGCGTGA
- a CDS encoding type II toxin-antitoxin system Phd/YefM family antitoxin — protein sequence MAAKVVRESVGLYEAKTNLSSLVDRAAAGEEILITKSGRPLARLMPLEDEKAKRIPGQGRGQWGIRRNFDAPLPQELLEVFEGTDE from the coding sequence ATGGCAGCGAAAGTCGTTCGTGAATCGGTGGGTCTCTACGAGGCCAAGACGAATCTCTCATCGCTCGTGGATCGCGCGGCGGCGGGAGAGGAAATTCTCATCACCAAGTCTGGCCGTCCGCTGGCCCGTTTGATGCCGCTCGAGGATGAGAAGGCGAAGCGCATACCGGGACAGGGGCGTGGGCAGTGGGGCATCCGTCGCAACTTCGATGCACCACTGCCGCAGGAGTTGCTGGAGGTATTCGAAGGTACGGACGAATGA
- a CDS encoding prolyl oligopeptidase family serine peptidase, with amino-acid sequence MSSPFRRALLRVTRLPSSAALAAVVTLAPVIPNGRIAAQGPTHPITAADISAWKTLRGATLSNDGAWFAYVVAPNEGDAEVVVRQTAAGGKEMRFPVGEAPAAAGGPFGGGSLPGLQLSGDGKWVAMLVYPKAAEQKRLRQQRRPVVSKALVVNLVSGETREFDRVRRIAFGGDAPKWLAMQAYGPDAPAGGGGGGGGGPTAGAPGMGGNPLGGGGGRVEGTDMLLYELGAGTLFNVGNVADFSFDDKGRWLAYTIDAREQAGNGVQLRELATGVVKSIDAGKALYRRLTWSDTLPAFGFLKGTADSAGTDTTWAAMGVSRVGAPTQQMVTVGLGGKAILPIGMEVSPDRAPRWLEQQDALLIGLRVATSPLPRAELLEDDERPTLILWHHKDPRLQSMQLVQEQADKGFSFMATYLPATQQVVQLTNAEVRTGTVTAHDRWMLSSENQPYERQASVDGIQYRDVYLTDMRTGNRVAVKKQMRGYSSLSPDGRTVLFWDDGNFHAYDVATKAVTNVTAGAPTSFIDTEDDHNVDRPSTNVIGWSRDGRFALISDNYDVWRVGMAGRSWANLTGNGRAERIRYSRVVYTDPTDRTIDLAKPFYMVAMQARTKKEAVVRIDPAKNGVMAVTGWRDARHAPMRARNAEVWVSTIQTSTRFPDYWRVSFGANALTDSVRLSDANPNMNGVAWSAGSRLVNYVTDKGDSLQGALYLPAGYEEGKKYPTLTFIYELQSDNLNTFYSPTFSSSPNALIGVHTSRGYAVFLPDIVYKLNDPGMSAVWSVVPAVKAAIRTGIVDSANVGLHGHSWGGYQTSFLVTQTNIFKSAVAGAPLTDMVSMYSSVYWNTGGTNQAIFQSSQGRFKGNFIENREAYERNSPNRFADKVQTPLIILHDDKDGAVDFNQGITYYNTLRQLNKDVILLEYVGENHGLAQLRNRKDYSQRLMEYWDSYLKNQPAPEWLKNGIPRLKMDEHLREQKKKLEAKKVAM; translated from the coding sequence ATGTCCTCGCCTTTCCGGCGCGCTCTGCTTCGGGTCACCCGTCTGCCGAGCTCGGCAGCGCTGGCCGCCGTGGTAACGCTCGCGCCCGTGATCCCCAATGGGCGCATCGCCGCCCAGGGCCCGACCCATCCCATCACCGCCGCCGACATCTCGGCCTGGAAGACGCTCCGCGGTGCCACGTTGTCCAACGACGGTGCCTGGTTCGCCTATGTCGTCGCTCCCAATGAAGGCGACGCCGAGGTGGTGGTGCGACAGACCGCGGCCGGCGGCAAGGAGATGCGCTTCCCCGTCGGGGAGGCGCCAGCGGCGGCCGGTGGTCCGTTCGGCGGCGGCTCGCTTCCGGGGCTCCAGCTCTCGGGCGACGGCAAGTGGGTGGCCATGCTGGTGTATCCCAAGGCCGCCGAGCAGAAGCGCCTGCGCCAGCAGCGCCGGCCGGTGGTGAGCAAGGCGCTGGTGGTGAACCTCGTCTCCGGTGAGACGCGGGAATTCGATCGGGTGCGTCGCATCGCCTTTGGCGGGGACGCCCCGAAGTGGCTGGCCATGCAGGCGTACGGACCTGACGCCCCGGCCGGGGGTGGCGGAGGTGGCGGTGGTGGTCCCACCGCCGGCGCGCCGGGCATGGGCGGCAATCCGCTGGGTGGTGGCGGTGGACGCGTGGAAGGCACGGACATGCTGCTGTACGAACTCGGCGCGGGCACGCTCTTCAACGTGGGCAACGTTGCCGACTTCTCCTTCGACGACAAAGGCCGCTGGCTCGCCTATACCATCGATGCGCGTGAACAGGCCGGCAACGGCGTGCAACTGCGCGAACTCGCCACCGGTGTCGTGAAGTCCATCGACGCGGGCAAGGCGCTGTATCGCCGTCTCACCTGGAGCGATACGCTGCCCGCGTTCGGATTTCTCAAAGGTACGGCCGATAGCGCCGGCACCGACACGACATGGGCCGCCATGGGCGTGTCCCGCGTGGGAGCTCCCACGCAGCAGATGGTGACTGTTGGACTGGGCGGAAAGGCCATACTGCCTATCGGTATGGAAGTGAGCCCCGATCGTGCGCCGCGCTGGTTGGAGCAGCAGGACGCACTGCTCATCGGCCTGCGTGTGGCCACGTCGCCGTTGCCGCGCGCCGAGCTGCTCGAAGACGACGAGCGTCCGACGCTCATTCTCTGGCACCACAAGGATCCGCGTCTCCAGAGCATGCAGTTGGTACAGGAACAGGCGGACAAGGGCTTCTCGTTCATGGCCACGTACCTGCCGGCCACGCAGCAGGTCGTGCAGCTCACCAACGCCGAGGTGCGCACGGGCACCGTGACCGCCCACGACCGCTGGATGCTGAGCAGCGAGAACCAGCCGTATGAGCGTCAGGCCAGCGTGGACGGCATCCAGTATCGCGATGTGTATCTCACCGACATGCGCACCGGCAATCGCGTGGCGGTGAAGAAGCAGATGCGTGGTTACTCCTCGCTGTCGCCGGATGGTCGTACCGTGCTGTTCTGGGACGACGGCAACTTCCACGCGTACGATGTCGCGACGAAGGCCGTCACGAATGTCACGGCCGGTGCACCGACGTCGTTTATCGACACCGAGGACGATCACAACGTCGATCGTCCGTCCACCAATGTGATCGGCTGGAGCCGCGACGGTCGCTTCGCGCTGATCAGCGACAACTACGATGTGTGGCGCGTGGGCATGGCCGGCAGGAGCTGGGCGAACCTCACCGGCAACGGCCGGGCGGAACGCATCCGCTACAGCCGCGTCGTGTACACCGACCCCACCGATCGCACGATCGATCTCGCCAAGCCGTTCTACATGGTGGCGATGCAGGCGCGCACGAAGAAGGAAGCCGTGGTGCGCATCGATCCGGCGAAGAACGGCGTCATGGCCGTGACCGGATGGCGCGATGCCCGGCATGCGCCGATGCGCGCGCGCAATGCGGAGGTGTGGGTTTCCACCATCCAGACCTCCACGCGTTTCCCCGACTACTGGCGGGTGAGCTTCGGCGCCAACGCGCTCACCGACTCGGTGCGTCTCTCCGATGCCAATCCGAACATGAACGGCGTGGCGTGGTCGGCCGGTTCGCGCCTGGTGAACTACGTGACCGACAAGGGCGATTCGCTGCAGGGCGCGCTGTACCTGCCCGCGGGATACGAAGAAGGCAAGAAGTATCCGACGCTGACGTTCATCTACGAATTGCAGTCGGACAATCTCAACACCTTCTACTCGCCCACGTTCTCGAGCTCACCGAACGCACTGATCGGCGTGCACACGTCGCGCGGCTACGCGGTGTTCCTGCCCGACATCGTGTACAAGCTCAACGATCCGGGCATGAGTGCCGTGTGGAGCGTGGTCCCGGCCGTGAAAGCGGCCATCCGTACCGGCATCGTCGACTCGGCCAACGTCGGACTGCACGGGCACTCGTGGGGCGGGTATCAGACGTCGTTCCTGGTCACGCAGACCAACATCTTCAAGAGCGCCGTGGCCGGCGCGCCGCTCACCGACATGGTGAGCATGTACAGCTCGGTGTACTGGAACACCGGCGGAACGAACCAGGCGATCTTCCAGAGTTCGCAGGGACGTTTCAAGGGCAACTTCATCGAGAACCGCGAGGCCTACGAGCGCAACTCGCCCAACCGGTTCGCCGACAAGGTGCAGACGCCGCTCATCATCCTGCACGACGACAAGGATGGCGCGGTGGACTTCAATCAGGGCATCACGTACTACAACACGCTGCGGCAGCTGAACAAGGACGTGATCCTGCTGGAGTACGTGGGCGAGAATCACGGTCTGGCGCAACTGCGCAACCGCAAGGACTACTCGCAGCGGCTCATGGAGTACTGGGACTCGTACCTCAAGAACCAGCCGGCGCCGGAGTGGCTGAAGAATGGCATCCCGCGGCTCAAGATGGACGAGCACCTGCGCGAGCAGAAGAAGAAGCTCGAGGCGAAGAAAGTAGCCATGTGA
- the rpsD gene encoding 30S ribosomal protein S4, whose product MSRLGPRVKIIRRLGIQLPGLTAKDAERRPYPPGQHGQATARRRKVSLYRQRLEAKQAVRFHYGISENQLRRTYSMAKTRPGRTGDVMLAMLESRLDNVVFRLGFARTIPAARQLVVHGHIHVNGSRVDRPGYRLRTGDMIKLDPRMAENPHIIEQLSRGPQVKLPGWLAKTDDTPLEGRMISPPTRESVPFAVNDAAIVEYYAR is encoded by the coding sequence ATGAGCCGTCTTGGTCCCCGTGTGAAGATCATTCGCCGCCTGGGCATCCAACTCCCTGGCCTTACGGCCAAGGACGCGGAACGCCGCCCCTACCCGCCGGGACAGCACGGGCAGGCCACGGCCCGCCGCCGCAAGGTCAGCCTGTACCGGCAGCGTCTCGAGGCCAAACAGGCGGTACGCTTCCACTACGGCATCTCGGAGAACCAGCTCCGCCGCACGTATTCCATGGCCAAGACACGCCCCGGCCGCACCGGCGACGTGATGCTCGCCATGCTCGAATCGCGGCTCGACAACGTGGTCTTCCGACTCGGATTCGCGCGCACCATTCCCGCCGCCCGCCAGCTCGTCGTGCACGGCCATATCCACGTGAACGGCAGCCGCGTCGACCGGCCCGGCTATCGCCTCCGCACCGGCGACATGATCAAGCTCGATCCGCGCATGGCCGAGAATCCGCACATCATCGAGCAGCTTTCGCGCGGCCCGCAGGTCAAACTGCCTGGCTGGCTGGCCAAGACGGACGACACCCCGCTCGAAGGCCGCATGATCTCGCCGCCGACCCGGGAAAGCGTGCCCTTCGCGGTCAATGATGCGGCGATCGTGGAGTACTACGCCCGGTAA